A single window of Girardinichthys multiradiatus isolate DD_20200921_A chromosome 15, DD_fGirMul_XY1, whole genome shotgun sequence DNA harbors:
- the LOC124882478 gene encoding nesprin-1-like, with the protein MARRVGSEGSPKKTTSLNLVAGFYHYLRDEQEAVQKRTFTKWINSHLAKRVPPLEVIDLFDDIKDGVILLALLEVLSGQTLPCEQGKKLKRIHWVANIGTALKFLEGRKSAYRGSPIRLVNINTTDIVDGRPSIVLGLVWTIILYFQIEELTSSLPELQAFSSSNSSLDSSTSSTDTTSPPVKRRPIPPLQGGARKALLRWVQQTATKCLGLDVKDFGPSWRTGLAFFALINALRPNLVDMERVWRRPNRENLQEAFLLAETTLGIPQLLDPEDVDVDKPDEKSVMTYVAQFLKHHPDRKPSDSEGQPKEREQRKSQRELKMWLEQLEKEAVHAQETESSLAQQYQLFKSLQVQLEMKRKQVEGALQSTQRDGMLTVDQALVKQAWERVSNRLLDWHLQLDRSLPPPLGTVGEWLHEAEGALRQEITVQQAHDITANTVHRALEQHKDVLRSLESHQQIFQRIHKDRSVDSVPVPQDQLQDMAERMNFISTSSSIHLARMEFLENKHHMQAFLILAESRLKSWIIKYGNHESMELMLNNYISFVEKQHFFENYEALFQSLKQSADAYVSVDCSVDEGEMGVRRFMREVVTQWRSLSMEVRSVRSMLEEVLSNWERYTSTVASLQAWLEDAEEALSQPENVKQEFFRNLSHWMDLHTAMNDAGNFLIETCDETVSLDLKQQLLLLNGRWRDLFLKVKQHAHSDELEKWRKDHLKALWTLKELLETAEAKLNAPVQVSFLSIRAFLQDVESTKQKVVSMETQYKLAACSAQLLVKDAPQDEAARVMATMAKAKTQLSKVRERCPSLVRECHILLPLLEEMEKHITGFYQAVEWASRITSGGRDSEAPGQQKHKLQDLLNQQQSCKRCLSVIERNHQTLQKSLGNSKVLRNFEMSLLQKRLSEIQGSSQALLKEVEEWRRREEANDYLRRRFEESRHDLERVLKKAQSCLKETGDADELLRKHNHFFGQLDQRVLSVFLKACDELTDILPQEEQQSLQETVRRLHKHWKDLQTEVPSHLLRLKVDAERSRVALILQDCRAELKREIQALSDTCTSERVIKEHRTFFRERKPLTLCERRIRNMEDLCHKLPDNDPVYRMLDSTKKAVEEVTEQITITHLKLEQHPDKWKEWNDRLCELSDWLSSQRGQARHLRETAMTSHHQDQIDAAVRTLQEALMAREKSLLWLKTRLASLSEVSSKLEVQRQREALVKLSTELRALLSLLCQLGEEGSAMFQYEELRDEVHGALEEVLRARKETEEQTSRILNAENLEEAKQLYLIHQQHLKRLHANRKEAEQLVTHCHQLQTVEVLSQPLHELEGAFSKVDHKSGTAEHNLQSSA; encoded by the exons CGGGTCCCTCCTCTTGAGGTGATAGACCTGTTTGACGACATCAAGGATGGTGTGATCCTGCTGGCCCTCCTGGAAGTCCTCTCTGGACAAACACTG CCATGTGAGCAGGGCAAGAAGCTAAAGAGGATCCACTGGGTCGCCAATATTGGTACAGCTCTCAAGTTCCTCGAGGGCAGAAAA TCTGCCTACAGGGGATCACCG ATTAGGTTAGTAAACATCAACACTACCGACATTGTGGATGGACGGCCATCGATTGTCCTGGGGTTAGTGTGGACGATCATCCTGTATTTCCAG ATTGAAGAGCTAACCAGCAGCCTACCAGAACTCCAAGCCTTTTCCAGCAGTAACTCCTCCCTGGATAGCTCCACCAGCAGCACTGACACCACCAGCCCACCTGTCAAACGGAGACCCATCCCTCCTCTGCAAGGGGGGGCCAGAAAAGCGTTACTCAGATGGGTTCAGCAGACAGCCACCAA ATGTCTAGGGCTTGACGTGAAGGACTTTGGCCCCAGCTGGCGCACCGGTTTAGCCTTCTTTGCTCTTATCAATGCCCTCCGGCCTAATCTTGTAGACATGGAGCGGGTATGGAGGAGGCCCAATCGAGAAAATCTGCAAGAAGCGTTCTTATTGGCTGAAACTACGTTGGGCATTCCACAGCTTCTCGATCCAGAGG ATGTGGATGTAGACAAGCCAGATGAGAAATCTGTTATGACATACGTCGCCCAGTTCTTGAAGCATCATCCTGACAGAAAGCCGAGCGACTCAGAAGGACAGCCCAAAGAA AGAGAACAGCGAAAGAGCCAGAGGGAACTCAAAATGTGGCTCGAACAGTTGGAGAAAGAGGCGGTACATGCACAGGAGACTGAGAGCAGTCTTGCTCAACAGTACCAG ttgttcAAAAGCCTGCAAGTCCAGCTGGAGATGAAGCGGAAGCAGGTGGAGGGAGCTTTGCAGTCCACACAAAGGGATGGGATGCTGACTGTGGATCAGGCTCTGGTAAAACAGGCCTGGGAACGGGTCTCCAACAGG CTCCTGGATTGGCATCTTCAGCTGGACAGATCCCTGCCACCTCCTCTGGGGACAGTTGGGGAATGGCTACATGAGGCTGAAGGAGCCCTGCGACAAGAGATTACTGTCCAGCAGGCTCATGATATCACAGCTAATACTGTACACAGAGCTCTGGAGCAGCACAAG GATGTGTTGAGGAGCCTGGAGAGTCACCAGCAAATCTTTCAGAGAATCCATAAAGACAGAAGTGTTGACAGCGTTCCTGTTCCACAGGATCAGCTCCAAGATATGGCTGAGCG GATGAACTTTATTTCTACATCCTCCAGCATCCATCTGGCCAGAATGGAATTTCTGGAGAACAAACACCACATGCAGGCCTTCCTCATATTGGCCGAGTCCAGGCTGAAGTCCTGGATCATCAAATATGGCAATCATGAATCTATGGAACTGATGCTAAACAACTATATT TCAtttgtggagaagcagcatttctTTGAAAATTATGAGGCGTTGTTCCAGTCCCTAAAACAGTCTGCAGATGCCTACGTCAGTGTGGACTGTTCAG TGGATGAGGGCGAGATGGGCGTGCGCAGGTTTATGCGGGAAGTGGTGACTCAGTGGAGGAGTCTGTCGATGGAGGTGCGGAGTGTGAGAAGcatgctggaggaggttctgtcTAACTGGGAGAGGTACACCTCTACCGTGGCCTCCTTGCAGGCCTGGCTGGAGGATGCAGAAGAAGCTCTGAGCCAGCCAGAGAACGTTAAACAG GAGTTTTTCAGGAATCTCAGCCACTGGATGGATCTGCACACAGCCATGAACGACGCAGGGAATTTTCTCATTGAAACGTGTGATGAGACCGTGTCGCTTGATCTCAAGCAGCAGTTACTTCTGCTAAACGGACGATGGCGAGACCTCTTCCTCAAAGTCAAACAA CATGCTCATTCAGATGAGTTGGAAAAATGGAGGAAAGACCACCTAAAGGCTTTGTGGACCCTAAAAGAGCTGCTTGAAACAGCAGAGGCCAAGCTGAATGCTCCTGTTCAGGTGTCGTTCCTCAGCATCAGAGCTTTCCTGCAGGATGTCGAG AGCACCAAGCAAAAGGTCGTTTCCATGGAGACGCAATACAAGTTGGCTGCATGCAGTGCTCAGCTCCTTGTCAAGGATGCACCACAGGATGAAGCTGCCAGGGTCATGGCAACCATGGCAAAGGCCAAAACTCAGCTGAGCAAG gtGAGAGAGCGGTGTCCCTCCTTGGTGAGGGAGTGTCACATCCTACTGCCACTGTTGGAGGAGATGGAGAAACACATCACTGGGTTCTATCAGGCCGTGGAATGGGCAAGTCGGATCACTTCTGGTGGGAGGGACTCTGAGGCACCTGGCCAACAGAAACACAAGTTGCAG GATTTGCTGAACCAGCAGCAAAGTTGTAAACGATGTCTCTCAGTGATTGAGAGAAATCACCAAACCCTGCAGAAATCGCTAGGCAACAGTAAGGTGCTACGAAACTTCGAAATGTCCCTGCTGCAAAAGAGACTTTCAGAAATTCAAGGATCATCACAG GCTTTGCTTAAGGAGGTCGAGGAATGGAGGAGGCGGGAGGAGGCCAATGATTACCTGAGGAGGAGGTTTGAGGAATCACGGCATGACCTGGAGAGAGTGCTGAAGAAAGCTCAGAGCTGCTTGAAGGAGACTGGAGACGCTGATGAATTACTAAGGAAACACAAT CATTTTTTTGGCCAACTGGACCAGCGGGTGCTCAGTGTGTTCCTGAAAGCCTGTGACGAGCTGACGGACATCCTACCTCAAGAGGAGCAGCAGAGTCTGCAGGAAACTGTCCGTAGGCTGCACAAGCACTGGAAG GACCTCCAGACAGAGGTTCCCTCTCACCTGCTTCGACTGAAAGTGGATGCGGAGAGAAGTCGCGTGGCTTTGATTCTTCAAGACTGCAgagcagagctgaaaagagAGATACAGGCCCTGTCAGACACCTGCACCAGTGAGCGAGTGATCAAAGAGCACAGG ACTTTTTTCAGGGAACGCAAACCTCTGACTTTGTGTGAGAGAAGAATCAGAAACATGGAGGATCTGTGTCATAAGTTGCCTGACAATGACCCGGTTTATCGAATGCTTGATTCCACAAAAAAGGCTGTTGAAGAGGTTACTGAGCAAATAACGATCACCCACCTAAAGCTGGAGCAACACCCTGACAAATGGAAAGAGTGGAATGACAG GTTATGTgagctttctgattggctgtcATCCCAGAGAGGGCAGGCAAGGCATTTAAGAGAGACAGCAATGACTTCCCATCATCAGGACCAAATTGATGCTGCTGTTCGG ACTCTACAGGAAGCCTTGATGGCCCGAGAGAAGAGCCTGTTGTGGCTGAAAACTCGCCTTGCCAGTCTATCAGAGGTTAGCTCTAAGCTGGAAGTCCAGAGACAGAGAGAAGCCCTGGTTAAACTTTCAACTGAGCTGCGAGCCCTCTTATCTTTACTCTGTCAG TTGGGAGAAGAAGGCTCTGCCATGTTCCAGTATGAGGAGCTGAGGGATGAAGTGCACGGTGCTTTGGAAGAGGTTTTGAGGGCACGAAAGGAGACTGAGGAGCAGACCAGCAGGATTCTGAATGCTGAGAACCTGGAGGAGGCCAAACAACTGTATCTCATTCACCAG CAACACCTGAAAAGGCTGCATGCTAACAGGAAGGAGGCGGAACAGCTGGTGACCCATTGCCACCAGCTGCAGACAGTTGAAGTACTGAGTCAGCCTCTGCATGAACTGGAGGGAGCTTTTAGTAAGGTTGACCACAAATCTGGAACAGCTGAGCACAACCTACAG agtagcgctTAG